A window of Choloepus didactylus isolate mChoDid1 chromosome 21, mChoDid1.pri, whole genome shotgun sequence contains these coding sequences:
- the NTN3 gene encoding netrin-3 — MPGWPWGLLLTAGTLSAALSPGPPGPADPCKDDGGAPRSCVPGLVNAALGREVLASSTCGRPATRACDASDPRRAHPATLLTSAGVTTGPLCWRSDLLSRAPLNVTLTVALGKAFELVFVSLRFCSVPPASVALLKSQDHGRSWVPLGFFSSHCRQDYGRLPVPTTGPVGPGPEALCFPAPQAQPDGSGLLAFSVQDGSPPGLDLDSSPVLQDWVTATDIRMMLTRPSVPGDTGASAATLPYSYSAAELQVGGRCKCNGHASQCLPDPQGRLVCDCRHGTEGSDCGRCKPFYCDRPWQRATAQEAHACLACSCNGHARRCRFNMELYRLSGRRSGGVCLNCRHNTAGRHCHYCREGFYRDPGRALSDRRACRACDCHPVGAAGKTCNQTTGQCPCKDGVTGLTCNRCAPGFQQSRSPVAPCVKTPAPGPTEESSPEGSQDCDSHCKPARGSYRISLKRFCKKDYAVQVAVGARGEARGAWTRFPVAVLAVFRSGEERARRGSSALWVPARDAACGCPRLLPGRRYLLLGGGPGTAAGDRGPGLSAARGSLVLPWRDAWTRRLRRLQRRERRGRCGTA, encoded by the exons ATGCCCGGCTGGCCCTGGGGGCTGCTGCTGACCGCGGGCACCCTCTCGGCCGCGCtgagccccgggccgccggggcCCGCCGACCCCTGCAAGGACGATGGGGGCGCGCCCCGCAGCTGTGTGCCTGGCCTGGTGAATGCGGCCCTGGGCCGCGAGGTGCTGGCTTCCAGCACGTGCGGGCGACCAGCCACTCGCGCGTGTGACGCCTCAGACCCCCGGAGAGCACACCCGGCCACCCTTCTGACCTCGGCGGGAGTCACCACGGGCCCACTCTGCTGGCGCTCGGACTTGCTTTCACGGGCGCCCCTCAACGTGACCCTCACGGTGGCCCTGGGCAAGGCTTTCGAGCTGGTCTTCGTGAGCCTGCGCTTCTGCTCGGTGCCCCCCGCCTCCGTGGCTCTGCTCAAGTCCCAGGACCATGGCCGCAGCTGGGTCCCGCTTGGCTTCTTCTCCTCCCACTGCCGCCAGGACTACGGCCGCCTGCCTGTCCCCACCACTGGCCCAGTTGGCCCTGGGCCTGAGGCCCTGTGCTTCCCGGCGCCCCAGGCTCAGCCCGATGGCAGCGGCCTTCTGGCCTTCAGCGTGCAGGATGGCAGCCCGCCAGGCCTCGATCTGGACAGCAGCCCGGTGCTCCAGGACTGGGTGACGGCCACGGACATCCGCATGATGCTCACAAGGCCCAGCGTGCCGGGCGACACCGGGGCCTCTGCGGCCACGCTCCCTTACTCCTACTCGGCTGCCGAGCTCCAGGTGGGCGGGCGCTGCAAGTGCAACGGGCATGCCTCGCAGTGCCTGCCGGACCCCCAGGGCCGCCTGGTCTGCGACTGCCGGCACGGCACCGAGGGCTCCGACTGCGGCCGCTGCAAGCCCTTCTACTGCGACAGGCCCTGGCAGCGGGCCACAGCCCAGGAAGCCCACGCCTGCCTTG CCTGCTCGTGCAACGGCCACGCCCGCCGCTGCCGCTTCAACATGGAGCTGTACCGGCTGTCCGGCCGCCGCAGTGGGGGCGTCTGCCTCAACTGCCGGCACAACACCGCCGGCCGCCACTGCCACTACTGCCGCGAGGGCTTCTATCGCGACCCTGGCCGGGCCCTGAGCGACCGTCGTGCCTGCAGGG CCTGCGACTGTCACCCGGTTGGAGCTGCCGGCAAAACCTGCAACCAGACCACAGGCCAGTGTCCCTGTAAAGACGGGGTCACCGGTCTCACCTGCAACCGCTGCGCACCAGGCTTCCAGCAGAGCCGCTCCCCAGTGGCGCCCTGCGTCA AGACCCCTGCCCCTGGACCCACTGAGGAAAGCAGCCCCGAAGGCTCCCAGG ACTGCGACTCCCACTGCAAACCCGCCCGCGGCAGCTACCGCATCAGCTTGAAGAGGTTCTGCAAAAAGGACTACG CTGTGCAGGTGGCGGTGGGCGCGCGCGGTGAGGCGCGCGGCGCGTGGACGCGCTTCCCAGTGGCCGTGCTCGCCGTGTTCCGGAGCGGCGAGGAGCGCGCCCGGCGCGGGAGCAGCGCGCTGTGGGTGCCCGCGCGGGACGCGGCCTGTGGCTGCCCCCGCCTGCTGCCCGGCCGCCGCTACCTGCTCCTGGGGGGCGGGCCCGGGACCGCTGCGGGGGACCGGGGCCCCGGGCTCAGCGCCGCGCGCGGCAGCCTCGTGCTGCCCTGGCGGGACGCGTGGACGCGGCGCCTGCGGAGGCTGCAGCGGCGCGAGCGGCGGGGGCGCTGCGGGACGGCCTGA
- the LOC119517223 gene encoding translation initiation factor IF-2-like, translated as MTRLLLHPMEVALNQLNSTASVRIHGSGRRACTGFNEHVSGTQAAPCQATARVGPDCGSLAGKKHRAQTSGSTAPVLPLAGHRPAAPHNLAALGQPLALGPGASGDQGQAAGAPRPGGPKAQGCPQGRGAAGLRVARAGGAAVAGPRGGIPARQGRRRPEGSGPPRQLLSDPHPRAPAAPETPPHAAAGVPARPAPRPLPGPPPPARPRPGPTSARRAAFSSARERLSRHPVRTRAEAPPPPSTRARGPAPAGHALLAAHPERPWAPAGLWACALRRGSGRSRSRPPRPARNAGWGVKGVSRKARGGLRGPAESRAGCSGRDLGAGRAGGARSSGSRDAGRGGRQARGERQGPRWGRARGEAGQT; from the exons ATGACGAGATTACTTCTGCACCCCATGGAGGTCGCCCTCAACCAGCTGAACAGCACTGCGTCGGTTCGCATCCACGGTTCTGGCCGTCGTGCCTGCACTGGCTTTAACGAGCATGTTTCGGGAACCCAGGCTGCTCCCTGCCAGGCGACGG CGCGGGTCGGCCCGGACTGCGGGTCACTGGCTGGGAAGAAGCACCGGGCCCAGACCAGCGGGTCCACAGCGCCCGTGCTGCCCCTCGCAGGTCATCGGCCTGCGGCTCCGCACAACCTGGCGGCGCTGGGACAACCTTTGGCCTTGGGTCCCGGCGCGAGTGGTGACCAGGGCCAGGCGGCCGGCGCCCCCCGCCCTGG CGGCCCCAAAGCGCAGGGGTGTCCCCAGGGCCGCGGGGCCGCAGGTCTGCGTGTGGCACGTGCCGGGGGAGCCGCCGTGGCCGGGCCCCGAGGGGGGATTCCCGCCCGGCAGGGGAGGAGACGCCCCGAGGGGAGCGGGCCACCGCGGCAGCTCCTTTCCGACCCGCATCCCCGGGCCCCCGCGGCGCCGGAGACCCCACCCCACGCCGCGGCCGGGGTCCCCGCGCGGCCCGCCCCGCGCCCCCTCCCCGGCCCGCCGCCCCCCGCCCGCCCGCGGCCGGGACCCACCTCCGCCCGCCGCGCCGCTTTCTCCTCAGCTCGGGAGCGACTGAGCCGCCACCCTGTGCGCACGCGCGCCGAGGCCCCGCCCCCCCCGAGCACGCGCGCCCGGGGCCCCGCCCCCGCCGGGCACGCGCTGCTGGCGGCCCACCCAGAGCGCCCGTGGGCCCCGGCTGGGCTCTGGGCATGCGCGCTGCGGCGCGGCAGCGGCAGGAGCAGGTCCCGGCCCCCGCGCCCAGCACGGAAtgcggggtggggggtgaaggGGGTCTCGAGGAAAGCCCGCGGGGGACTGCGGGGCCCCGCGGAGAGCAGGGCCGGATGCTCGGGGCGGGACCTCGGCGCAGGGAGGGCCGGAGGAGCCCGGAGCAGCGGGTCCAGGGACGCGGGCAGAGGGGGGCGGCAGGCCCGAGGCGAGAGGCAGGGACCCCGCTGGGGTCGGGCCCGCGGGGAAGCCGGACAGACGTAG